A stretch of DNA from Drosophila virilis strain 15010-1051.87 chromosome 5, Dvir_AGI_RSII-ME, whole genome shotgun sequence:
CAAATTAGTCATTGTTGACCAGGCCAGAGCTTGAACTTTAAGAGCATTCTTTTAATGATTTCTAATttgttctttttatatttcatgTCCATTCCGTTCTGTCAGTTTACTGAATTAACTTTATTAACCATTTTgaaatgattttattattacttaTATTTGTTCCCtattcaaatcaaaaataaacaaatgaagtAAGGATATCAGGAGAAAGAGATCTTAAATGAGAAAGATAGGGCCATAATAAGGCAGCTGGAGTAAGTGTTCAGGCCGCACCTTATCAAATGAACaagattgaaaaaaaaaatgaatttaaaattacaattattgCTCCTACAGCAAtgacagttgttgttgcctcttcAGCCGGGTGCTGGGTCGAGCTACAGCGAGAGGTCCAGCCAGGCAATTatgaaaaatttgtttaatttacacattttctAGATCACAAAGTTCACATGGCTTTCctttataatttcaatatttaactacagttttttcttatttggTTGAATGCATATATTTTCAGCGGTATTGACTTAACATTGGGCTAAATTAACGTACGCGATGGCTTATAGTCAACTGTTGGTTGGGATTAAACGTAATTTTGGGTAAGCCCTTAGCGCATCTCTCACATCTTATTTACAGCTCTCATCACAGAGTTTTATTGTGCGCCAAAGCGCAGAAGTGCAAAATAAATGAGTGCCCACGCCTGCCAAGGCGTTACAGGCATGCGAATGTCATAAAAGCAGAGTATCGCAAGGTCACAGATCCGCATTACAACAAGGTGAGCAACATGGGATTGTATATTGAGAAGTAGTTCTTAAAACGGGCTACCAATAACTAGGGCATGGGATATACGCATGATGAACGCCAAAAACTGAATGTAATTGGACTCTTTCCAAGCGCTTATCGCAGCGAAGCCGAGCAGATAAGCGCTGTTAATGCCAATTTTCATGCGCAGCAGTCGGATCTTGCCCGTTACCTTTATCTGAGAACGTTGCGTTCTCGCCAGGAGCGCCTTTATTATCGCTTTGTCATCGAGAAAATCGAGGAGGTAATGCCCATTATATACACGCCCACGGTAGGCGCGGTATGCCAGGCATTCAGCCTGATCTACCACAGTACCATGGGCCTGTATGTGAGCAAGTACGATAAGGGCTACATGACGGATGTGCTCAGTAACTGGCCGAACACGGATATACGTGCTGTGTGCGTTACAGATGGTGAGCGAATACTCGGTCTCGGTGATCTGGGCGCCGGTGGCATGGCCATATCTGTGGGCAAGCTGGATTTGTACACGGCGCTGGCAAAAGTACCACCCCAATACCTTATTCCAGTTGTCCTTGATGTTGGCACCAACAACCAGCAGCTGCTCTCCGATCCCCTGTATATTGGCGTGCGCGAAAAGCGTTGTAAAGGCAAGGAGTACGAAGATCTTGTGCAAGAATTCATGGATGCAGTTGTCAAGGTTTGGGGCTACCAGACGCTCATCCATTTCGAGGACTTCTCTACGCCGAATGCCTTTAAGTTTATCAATATGTACCAGGACAAATATTGTAATATCAATGATGATATACAGGGCACAGCGTCCTGCGGCCTGGCTGGCTTTCTTGCCGTCGAACACATCACAAAGAAACCACTAAAAGATCACACTGTCTTATTTGTGGGCGCTGGCAGCGCAGCGCTGGGCATTAGCAAGTTGCTGGTTAAGGAGTTGATCAGCCGGAAGTTAAGCGAAGAAGAAGCTGTCAAGAACATTTACATAACCGATGTAGAAGGTCTCATAACCAAAGATAGACAGAAATTTGATATACCAGATTTGAAGCTATTTGCCAAAGACAGGCCTCCCGTTAAGGATCTTGAGCAATTGGTTAAGGAAATTAAGCCGTCGATTTTATTAGGCGCCACAGGTCAGGGCGGCATCTTTACCGAAAACATACTGCGTATTATGGGAAGCGAGAACGAACATCCAGCTATTTTTGCTTGTTCGAATCCGACAAACAAAGCAGAATGCACCGCCGAGCAGGCATACAATTTTACAGAGGTAAACAGACACATACTACTACTCTAACAAATACTATATGTGTGCCATAACTACTTTTCACTTCAGGGTCGCGCATTGTTTGCCTCCGGCTCACCCTTTCCGCCGGTTGTTATCAATGGCAAACGGCTGATACCAACGCAGGCCAATAACGCGTTTGCCTTTCCTGGCATTGCCCTGGGTGTAATGTGTACCCATCCTCGTACAATATCGGATGACGTTTTTCTTGTAGCGGCCCACGAAATCGCCAAATACTGTAGGGAATTTTACCCAAACGACGCTGCGCTTTATCCACCCATTAAGGAAGCTGCAAATGTGGCCTTTAGCGTAGGCGTTGCTGTGGCAAAATTCTTGATAGACGAGCGTAAGGCAAATGTGTATCCGATACCTACGAATGTTTGTGAGTTTGTGCAGAGCTATCAGTACTACACGGAACGCCATGCAACTCTACCTTTGACCTGGGAGTACCCAAATATGTCTGCTCCCTTGCCTAAAGGCGACGATAAAGATTGCAAAAATTAAGTGGGAGAATATATGTtcacatttacatttataaaattgtaGTTCCATAGTTCAGACTTTctgttattattaaattcaGAGTAGCAGGTCTAGGTGAATATTATGAATATCgttaagtatttatttaatatggaTCCCGGATAAGCTTGGACAACAATTGGACAAACAATTGGAGCAGCCCATTGATCACTTAGCGACAGACGTAGCCAATTAACTAGTCATACAAGCACCTGATTAACTATTTGATATGGTCATAGAAATTCTCCCTTGTAGAGCTCTCCAATGTGCATCCTTCGACCCAGTCattgttaaaatttattttaacccACTGAGGCTGTCCTCAACCTGAACGTTTGTCATGTTTAAGCAAGGTGTCTGTAATTAACCATCATGTGGTCACGGCCAAAGGCGAAAAATGGCCCAAGCCTTTGTTATAGCATAATATGTGTGCTGCTGTACTTTAAATAGTCGAACGCGTCAGAATGCGCCACATGGTGGcgacaacaatagcaacaaacgcGACCCAAATAGCGTTGGGAAAATGCTGGGAATTTTAACGTCATTATTGTCTGTCAGTGCGACATTGACATATGTATGCACGCCCGTAACACAGATACACACCTACACAGAACCACATGcccatatgcatgtgtgtgttcgcTACTgctttgcatataaaataagACGAAATGTGTGCTCACCAAAAATGtcaatcaatttttttaaacgtcctgcgtacatatatttgttttgcaacCTCCTCTGGCATACCCTCTACCCACTCTGttgctctctctgtctctctgtctcagTCAGGACATGCATGCattaaaaagcaattggtGTTAAAGGAGCAGTCACGTTGTCTGCCTGTCTATCAGCCTGGCATGTGGTTGCAGCTCCCCTTGCCTGACTGCCAGCTCGGGAGACCCTACTCCAGCACCAACTGGTGTGaaaaggacacacacacacacacacacacacacacacacaaacacattcacATACAATACCCgttaaaatatacaaagaaGACGCCAGCTCGATAtggaggaaaaaaaaaagaaggaaaatgTAAAATCATTTTCTTCAACTGACagctgtcaaaatatttgctcTCTGTCAACgtgcgctgttgttgctggtgttgttgttgttcttgttgttggccaaGCTGCGTCTTCGATTTTCCATTCAACTGTGTGAAtgtgggtgcgtgtgtgtttatgtatttgtgtgaaaTGTCCctgcaaatttcattttaatattcattaCTTCACACTATAATGCTGAAGGTTATCATTGACCGGACCCGGCTGCTCTGTTTCGGGTCTCCTTTTTTCGCCGCactcattttccattttccatttgacCTTTTTTCTTCCTTTAAAGTGTGAGGGGCGGTGACTGCACTTAAGCTTTAACAAAATATAGACATTggtgaaataaaataaaaaatgcaaatcttATGTTCTCAGATCCTTCAAGCCGTTACGCCCACGTCGCAGCCATTGGTTCCGCTCGGATCCAGTTGCCATGGCTTATAGAATTTAATTGCCTATAAAAAGTGTGCGGCTTGTTGCTGAACCGGCGAGACCCAGCTGAGTCGTAAATATTGAGTGCCCAAAGCCCAAGGCAATGTGCCCGAGAAGCTGTTTCCATTGATTTGTGGAGCGCGCAAAAATAAACGCTTGAATCTAAATGCCGCTATCAGAGGTTAAGCACTGTTGGCCAGCGACACGCTCGTAGATTATATAGTGCGTCAGCATATAAATTTCATGGCATCTAAATGCAATAGGTCGTGTGCACTCCCGGCCTGTTCGGGtttcaataaacaaaacaagctACAGTCGGATGCCGAATTTTCGAACCATTTCGAATCAAACGCAAGTCAAGTGCATTAAAAGCAGCCAAGCAGGCGGCCAAATCCTTTTCACACACATCTACAGATATTGCAGCCGTGTCCTCCTACTGTTCATGAGCCTGTGCATCAAAGTGATTGCTTTTCTATATAGAAAACATACACAGACTGTGCACTGACTTATCGAGGCGGCATAAATTTGAAGTCTTTTCGCAAACTGGGTCACCAgtttattatgcaaatgcatttccaGTAATGTGTGCGagtatacaaaaacaaatgaatgttCAATTATATGTAGGCTGAGTGCGTGAGGGAGCCTGCTCACGGTCAAGCAATGCAATTGATTAAGCTttcattgcgtatacgcagtgCTGTGCACTCAAGTCGTAGCTCTAAGCTGCCCTCTAATAGCACATATTTCTGCCCAAAAAGCGTTCATCACTGTTAGCCAGTGCATCAATTGGGTCAACTGGGTTGAAGCGTATCAAGGGTCAAAGCGAACTTGACTGTGTACAGTCGATAAGTAGCCTCAATAAACACAAAAGCCTACTCGGCAACTGATGCttatgctgatgctgatgctgctgctgttcagaCAGAGGCCGTGCCCTGGCTGTGACTGCTACTTCAtcttttttaaagattttcaTTTATCTGCCCCGACAAACGCTGGCCACAAAGATAACGCACACAGCGCCAGCAACCGCCCGAGTGGAACGGCAGCgggggcaacaacaacaaaaaataaaaaaacgtaaagaaaaaaaataatgccgCACTTAAATCCATTTAAGCGAATTTTTCAAGCATTAAATTTGCGTTTACGTTACGTATACTTAACTTCCAACGGCAACGGTCCCACAACAAACACGTGCAACAGACACAACGCAAGCATCAAGCAGCATGCGGCTTGGGGCAGCCAACTGGCGGCAGGTAAAAAATGCCACGGAGCTAAGAAAAATTCTcgtatatttttctttttcttggaAAAGGCCActgaaaatgtatttgcatCATTTGTTTCAGCAGTTTTCAGAGGCgcgctctgctctgctctgctcggCTCGGCATATTGGCTAAATGCATTTTGGGCCAGCATCAAATCGCTTTTTGTGTTAGCCAAGGCATGTGTAGGCTCTGTTATTTGTATGAGTATTTGGCCTTACATTTCACTTACTCAATGGCCAAcgagcagtagcagcagcagcagcaaagcagACGCATTCATGCGTTAGCTGCTCGCCTTCAAGTTCTGGGCAACAATTCTGGCTTACATTGTTGTATTTGGTGGCCATGTAAATGACTGGCTCTGTCTATTGCTTGGGCGCCCGACCATACCTCAGCacgcttttattgttgttgttttttttttttttttttttttttttttcagtgaaAAATATTCTTATCTGTGCTTTGCATGCCGCACACTCTCCGGTTTTTCCAGACGAACTGAGTCAGcacttaatttttatttgattttacttCAGTTTCTGCCAGCTTCGTTGCGCCTGCCACTCTCTTGAGAGGGGCAAGGAGCAAGTGCGTCATTTTTTATGGCGTTAATTTTACAATGATTGGGCTCCAAGCACTCAGAACTTGCAGCACAAAATGGCGgccaaattcaaaaacaacTCAGCTGCGGCGCAAGCCAAATGGCTTAGAAATGGCAGCTGCGGCAAGAGCCACTGACAAAGTCAACGTTATTAAGACAAATGCCATTGTGGCAAGCAGCATGCCAAGCAGCCAAAGGACAACAAGAACCAATTACTCTATGCGAATAGCCAAGAAAATCAGTTCATATAAAGACAGCACTCGCAGTGGCAACAGCAGGTGTTGACATACTTCAGGTTGACTTGGCTAGCAGCTGACATCTCTTTGGGACCCGCAGACTGAGTCCTACCTCGCTCGGGTGCGTGCTCGTGTTTTCATTAGTGTCCCAGTTAGTTTATGTTtctgattttattttgtctgCTGTGGCACTGCGATTCACCAGCTAAGACACTATctaaaaattaaagcaatgTTTTTTGCAGAACTCATCTTAACGCAGGaattttattacaaatattatGAGCGTATAAACTCTACCGCCacaatattgtatatatattcctctTTGAAATTTATTGGTTGCTTGTCAATCTACTTATTGCTTAACTTCACAATTTAAGgatttttagttaatttaattgttgaacTAGGCTAATTTTTTCTCAGTGTAAGCCTGGGGCAAAACTTGAACTCAATCAGTTGAATTTGAGCTTTAATTGCGcacgtctgtgtgtgtgctatgtAACATATATGttactatgtgtgtgtgcgattgtgtgtgtgttaaattgAAGGTGCATTAGCTGGCCTTCGGCTTTAAGTTGTGCTTTTGGTGGCCATGCATCAGGCTTATCTGGTCCGGCAGCAGAAACTGTCGCACAAATCTCAGACCATTTACCAAAGTCAGTTGGGTCTGTTCACAATCGCTGTTCCAAACCAGAGCCATGTGCAaaagtgtgtgtctgtgtgtgtctgtgtgtgtgtgtgtgtgtgagtgtagaAATGTGTGTTCGATATTTAACAGCTTCCAGTTGAGCGAAGCTCGGGCCATATGCAAAGATGCAAAGTGTGCGCCAACTGCCTGTTGGCTTAAATTTAGCTTTGCCGTTGGCAAGTTTGCTCAGCGCTTTGTTCGAGCACATCAACTTGCCGcaacatatacataagtatatatacacaaatatatatatatatatatatatgcacatttaaatgcatgtgtgtgtgggtgtgtgtaagAACAACAAACGTTCGGTACAAATAGCTGGCTGGCACTGTAAAAATCCAGTCAGGTAAACAAcgatggcggcggcggcgacgggtGCCAACAGTGACGTGTAGAAGTAAGCACCTGGCATTTGTGTTGAGCACGTTCGTACCTTATGCGGGATTTAGTTTTAGACTTCATTTTACTGCGCTGTGCTTTTGGtttcattttgctgctgcttctttatGCCATTTTATGATGGCCGCAAAACCGTACCGTAAAAAGCAGCGCCAAGcgacacagagacacacacacacataaagtGTGAGAGATAGACCGGGAGATAGACAGAGATATGTATGGTAAAACAAGAAGGAACAGCTATCTACGTCAAGCCGAaaattgaatacccttgccTAGAAGTCCTTTTATACCAGCACTTTTTTGATTGAGCCTAACAGATTGTTCCTGTAGACGCCATTTGAtggaatttcaattttacACAGCTTAGTACATATATTACGGGCATAGTTAAGCTATAGCaaaaatttcttaaataatttgaatgtgttttgatcaattgtatttatatatgatatagtagccTAATAATGATAAGATTTGAAATGCTGATCATGAAGATATAAACTGTAGGTAAAATCGGAGAagtctatgcgttacacaagACATgacgaaaataaaatacttgtagcaagggtataataaagcCATAGACAAGCAGTCAGCCTGCCAGTACTTGAactaaatacacacacacatacaagcgTACATTAAGATATAGTTCATACCATAATGCACAACAGCCAGTGGCAGTAGCAGAGACAGCACTGGGGAGACAGGGAGCAAGGCAACTAGACAATGCTGTAATCTAAAAACACAAACGTGCAATTGTGTTGCTGTAAATGTGGCCAAGAGTAAgaccgtgtgtgtgtgtgtgtgtgtgtgtgtgtgtgtgtgtgtgtgtgggtgtgtgggtgtgtatgtgcacTCGACACGAAACGGCGTGGGAATATATTACAAGTTGGCTGCCGCCATTACCAGAAGTATGTCAGTGGCCTGCGGCTGGAGTCAATGGCAGCGACAACTTAAagcaaactaaatatttaaacaggCGCCAAAGCAATATGCAACATAAATAGAAGCCAACAGAAAGGCCGGCAGTCGGGTCGTGGCTCTGATGATCCTTGTCTGTCACTTGGCTCATTTGGCTTGCAGCACAGATCGCACAGATGTGCAGCTGGGAAATAAACCGAGGCAGGCAATTAGGAACGACcctggacagacggacggacagagcCAGACAAGGCTCAAGTGCATTATAGCCATAAAAGCAGTTGGGGTCAACTTCACTCAAATCAAGCACAGGCAAGACGAACGTGTCCAACTTTAAGTCCAATTGCAGTTGgccaaacaaaaagcaaactaCATAATTCAGCAGAAAATTTTATGTCTTCATCTTGGAGAGTCGGCAGCTCAAGGCGAgcgtgtgtgttagtgtaaGGTTcagtgtgtaagtgtgtgtatgtgtgcaacTGCAAGAGGAAACATTAGCAAGTCTAGACACCTACGTCATGCGTCATGGCAGCCCAAAAACGTGAGCAGGAAAAGCGCTGATGTAAAAAAGAAAGCCAAAAATTGAGACGTCAGGCAGACAAGGACGTGGCCCGACAGCCAGACAGCCGGCAAGAGGCCATGGCCAGGAAAAGTCTCAGCGGCATGTCTCAAAGCCAAAGgcagtagcaacagcagcagcagcagcagcagtagaatCGGGATGCAGAGAGCGGGGGCACAGGcgaatggcaaatggcaaatgcattgCGCCCATTTCCGAGTAGAAGAAGGGGTCGAAGTCGAAGCTGCCAGAGAACCTTTGGCTTGATTAATATGCTGAAAAATACGCGTCCCGACTTCCTGGATTCTGGCGCTGCGCTTTTTGCGCCCGAATTCCTTGTGCAGGCGCAAAGTCGATGGTTCTGCCAGCTTCTGGGCGGCTGCTCTTTGACACATGTAAGTAAAATGTcgacacacgctcacacaagCACGCATATAGGTTGCCATTTCTATGTAGCTGTGGCATGTCGCATAGCTTTAGCTGCAGTCCTCCACTTAAGTTTTCTACAGAATTTTACGCAAAATTCAGCATTGGCTGTGCGCTGTAAAGCAATTTATAATTAGATTGCATAATTGGAATTCAATATCAGACCACGTTGGGGTCACCATGCATATGTGCCAAgcgaaattaaaataaagccCTGGCCATATGATCAGACACAGTTGGGCGGCGGGGTCAACATGTTGGGCGCACCGTGAGGTGCTATCGAAAATTCATGAAAATGCAAGCATGAtaaaaattttccaattaccgattttacatatttcaaaacacgagcataaatatttatagcgaaaatttatgaaaactAAACGTGTGCAAAGATACGCCGCATTCTCTTATACAGGAAAAACCAAAGAGTGTCTCGGTCTATGCAGTTTATACGGGCATGCgggtacatacatgtacatg
This window harbors:
- the LOC6627104 gene encoding NADP-dependent malic enzyme, which codes for MAYSQLLVGIKRNFGVLLCAKAQKCKINECPRLPRRYRHANVIKAEYRKVTDPHYNKGMGYTHDERQKLNVIGLFPSAYRSEAEQISAVNANFHAQQSDLARYLYLRTLRSRQERLYYRFVIEKIEEVMPIIYTPTVGAVCQAFSLIYHSTMGLYVSKYDKGYMTDVLSNWPNTDIRAVCVTDGERILGLGDLGAGGMAISVGKLDLYTALAKVPPQYLIPVVLDVGTNNQQLLSDPLYIGVREKRCKGKEYEDLVQEFMDAVVKVWGYQTLIHFEDFSTPNAFKFINMYQDKYCNINDDIQGTASCGLAGFLAVEHITKKPLKDHTVLFVGAGSAALGISKLLVKELISRKLSEEEAVKNIYITDVEGLITKDRQKFDIPDLKLFAKDRPPVKDLEQLVKEIKPSILLGATGQGGIFTENILRIMGSENEHPAIFACSNPTNKAECTAEQAYNFTEGRALFASGSPFPPVVINGKRLIPTQANNAFAFPGIALGVMCTHPRTISDDVFLVAAHEIAKYCREFYPNDAALYPPIKEAANVAFSVGVAVAKFLIDERKANVYPIPTNVCEFVQSYQYYTERHATLPLTWEYPNMSAPLPKGDDKDCKN